The Polynucleobacter sp. VK25 genome segment TTCAATGACTCCCCTAGAGATGCCCCTAAGGCCTCAATCCCGCCGACCCCCCAGCCGAGTACACCCAAAGAATTGATTGTTGTTGTATGGCTATCTGCACCTATAACCAATTCAGGGAAAAGGTTGATAACCTCATCACCTTGCTCCAATACATATGCAGTCGCCAAAGACTCTAAATTAACCTGATGACAAATCCCCGAGTCAGGCGGAATAATTCTTAAATTTTTAAAAGCATGAGATACCCATTTTAAAAATGAAAATCTCTCAATATTTTGCTCATACTGTTGTCTTGAATTCTCAGTCGCAGCTAAAGAGTTTCCTGAGCTATTGACAACAATGGAGTGGTCGACCACGAGATCTACTGGAATTTTCGGATTAACTGTCTCGGGATCAACGCCCTTATTGATTGCAGCTTGGCGCAACGCACAAAGATCCACCAAGACCGGTATGCCCGTGTAGTCTTGCATCAAAACACGAGTGGCATAAATATTTATTGAGGAGCTTTGTTTACTAGCTTCCTGCCAATTAGCAAATAGATCAATAGTAGATCTTAACTCTTGCTCGCTTTTGCAGTGGCGAAGATTACTTTCTAAAACAACCCTAAGACAAAATGGCAATTGAGAAATATCCATTTTTGCATTGAGTCCCCCTAACTTCTCCAAGGCAATAAGTCGATTTTTATTTACTTCTCCAGTAATACCGACCAAAAAATTTTCGCTAAGCATTGGATGCATGCAAGAGTACCCCTGAAGAAATGAAATTTAAATTTGAGTATAAGACCGAGATTCGTCCTTCGCCTAATCTTAACTTAAGCCGAATTTTTATTGTATGCACCCTAAATATTGATCGCTCTTTTAACTAAAACTTACAAAAGTTAATTTGTCAAACAAATTACCAACCCGAAGGTTAGCCATTTCATCCCTGGTGGGCCACTAGCACTTGAAGCTGAGGTCAAAGGGTCATGAGTTCAGAAACCCAAAGAAAACTACAATAATTTCAAGGGCTTACGTCGCCTGTTTATCAGTGTGTGAGCATTTGCGTACTGAATTGAGCAAAAAAGAGGGAGCATAACTTCGCTGGCAAGATTTTGATGTATCTTAAGGTCAGCATCTGTCTTAATGGAGCATTCAATAAAACTTGAATGATATTTGAGAACACCTATGGGGGAAACATGGATCGTAAAATCTTCTGGAAGATTGCACTCTTACTTAGCACAGTATCGTTATCTGCCTTTGCTCAATCAAACTTCCCCGACAAACCAATTAAAACTATCTCTGCTTACGCAGCTGGTGGTGGTCCAGATGTTCAATTGCGACAAGTATCTCCATATTTAGGGGAGGCATTAAAACAAACAATTATTGTTGAAAATAAGGTTGGTGCTGGGGGCGTACTTGCAACTCAATTTGTTGCCCAGTCGGCCCCTGATGGATATACAGTTCTTCTTGGATCAAATATTCAATTAGTACAGAAAATTATGAAGCCAGATCTTTCCATTAATCCGTTGCAAGATTTTGCGCCCGTCAGCAACATGTACTCCTCACCAACCGTGATGGTAGTTGCCCATGATTCCCCTTACAAAAAAGTAGAGGACGTCATTAATGCTGCAAAAGCAAATCCAGGAGTGATGAATTACAGCTCAGGAGGCATTGGAACTTCGGCTCATATTGCAGGAGCTACTTTTGTATCGCTCAATAATTTAAAAGTTTCACATATCCCTTTAAAAGGATCCGTTGAAATTGCAGCATCACTACTACGTGGTGACACCCAATTTGCATTCCCAATTGCCGGAACAGGGGTTCCTTTAGTAAAGGGGGGCAAATTTCGCGCTCTAGCCGTCACGAGCAAAAATCGATTAGCTCAGTTTCCAGAAGTGCCCACTCTAAATGAAATCATGAAAAACGAACTCACTATTCAAGAGTCATGGTTTGGTATTTGGGCTCCAATCAAAACACCTCAAGATAGAATTAATATTCTTTTCCAAGGCATTACCAAAGCACTATCAAACCCAGCCTTAAAAACTGCATATGAAGACGCAGGCAATATTGTTACTCCTAGTCAGAGCCCCCAGGCCTTTGCTGCCTACATGGCCACTGAAAATAAAAAATGGGCTGAGATCATTCGTCTAACTGGTATTAGCGGAGAATAAATACAGTCATGACAGCATCATTAAAGGGTATTCGAGTTATTGATATATCCCATGTCATAGCGGGTCCATTAACCTCCTATTACCTAGCGCAGTTAGGGGCGGAAGTCATCAAAGTAGAAAAGCCAGGATCTGGCGATGTCATGAGGGCCAATAAAGAATCTACGCCCACAGATACTCCTACAGCCTTTTCAAGTCTTAATGCTGGAAAGAAATCATTAGCTGTTGACATACGAACTGCTGAGGGCGCAGATGCTATTCGCAGTCTTGCAAAAGATTCCAACATATTCATTGAAAATTTTCGCCCTGGGGTGGTAAAAAAGTATGGGCTAGACTATGAGTCTATTAAAAAAATTAACCCTCAAATAGTATATTGTTCCATTTCGGGATATGGACAACAGGGAAGCTGGGCTAACAGAGGTGGGTATGATCAAGTTATTCAGGCGCTGAGTGGCATGATGATGATGTCTGGCCCCGAGCACGACTCAAGCCCGACAAAAGTAGGATTTCCAGTAGTTGATGTTGCAGTCGGAATGTTGGGGGCTCTCTCAATTACATCCGCCATCTATCGACAAGAAAAATATGGTGTGGGTCAATACATTGAAACGTCTCTTATTCAGGCGGCTCTGATGTTAATGTATCCATTTACTACCGACTATTTGACCGATAAAAAAATAGCCAAACGACTTGGAAACAAAGGCTATAGTGGCAGCCCTGCTTCGGATACTTTTCAGTGTATTGATGGCTGGATATCAACAGCTGCGAATACTCCAACGCAATTTAAAAAAATGATGCATCTTCTTAATTTAGATGAAATTTGCACTGACCCAGATCTCCTAGATCTCGATGCATTTAATGCGATTAACGAGGGTTTTGTTATAGCAAGACAGCCCGATCTTGTTAGGCAAAAAATTCAAAAGGTATTTGAGAAAACTTCTGCTGTTGAGCTAGAGATTCAACTGAATGAGGCGGGCGTTCCTGCAGCCAAGGTTCGAACTCTTCCCGAGTTCCTGGATGAGCTTTTAGAAGAGAAAAATATTATGACCTCTTTTATGAGCTTTAAGCAGGCTAATAAAACCATACGAACGGCTGGACTAGGATTCACTCTCGATAACGGCATCCAATTAGTAACTAATATCACCCCAACGCTGGGGCAGCATACCCATGAGTTACTAAAAAGCATTGGCATCAGCGAGGATCAAATAGCCAAAATGCTGGCTGCAAATGTTCTTAAATAACGCCTCAAAAAACTAAACCCCCACTTTTTTGGTGAGGGTTTAGTTTTTTGGCATGCCACCGGGAGTTGAGCCCATGTTTTGTATTTAAGGATTACATCCAATAATATTAATAACTAAATGGCGCCACAAATGGCCTACCAAAAGGACGTCCAGCACGTATTGTTTGCACAGGAACGAGGCTATACATACCAGGCCGTTTATTGCCACGTGTATCCAACCATTCAACGGGCTTCTCAACTAAGTCTAATATCGAAATATCTGCAATAGCATTTTTCTTTAGGGTTCCCAGCAAAGGATCTCTGTTAATAATAGTGCCAGGCCTATTGGTTGTCATTGCGACAACTTGATTAAGACTAAAACCTAAAGTCAGAAACTTACTCATGACATTTGGCAGAAATGGAATACTTGGGGAGTTACCGCTATACGCGTGTAAATCACTAGAGATAGTGTCTGGAATCAGTCCTTGCTGAATTGCAGGCTCTGCGATTGTGAAATCAAAGCTTCCGCCACCATGTCCAACATCAATAATGACTCCGCGTTTCTTAGCCTCTAATGCTGCGGCAATCAATTTCCCATTTTGAACCGTATTATTTCCTGCACCACTATATGCATGCGTCAGGATATCTCCAGGCCTGAGTAAGTCTAATAAGACTCCAAGATCACCAGGGGCATTGCCGATGTGACACATTACACGCGCGCCTTTTACTCCCGAACGCTCTGCAGCTAATCTTGCCCTTCGCAAAGGTTCCAATCCATTCTCCCCAACGACTTCAAGTGTCTCCCTGACCTTTACTCCGAGAACTAAATCAGGATTTTCATTGACCACTCGCGCTGCTAAATCGATATTTGCATAATCAATATTTTTCATTTCGCCAACTGGGTAACCAGCCAGTCCAATCGAGGATATGTGTACAAATGCGAACATACGGCTTCTTGCTTGCGCTTGTATGTAATGCTTAAAAGCAGAAAAGTTATTTCCACCAGCATCGCCAGCGCTTACATAGGTGGTTGTGGCAGTGAATGGCACCAGCTCATCAGCAGGCAAACCAATAGCAGAAGCTTGAGGATAGGTGTGTGCATGTAAATCAATCAATCCCGGTGTAATGATTTTTCCGCTGGCATTAATTTGCTGGGCAGCCTTATCTCTAGGCAGGTCTCTTTGCAAATCAACAATACGTCCATTACGAATTCCAATATCCATAATTGCGTCTAGGTTTTGCGATGGATCTATCACCCTTGCACCAGTCACCAATAAATCATATCCACCCGGGGCCGATAGCCCTTGTTGGGCCAAACTTGATCCAATCCCACCAATAATCGGGAGTGATGTTGCGTAAAGAGAATATTGCAATAACTTGCGTCTTTTATGATCCATGGCTGTCTCCTGTAAACACTAATATAGTTATAGACAATCTTTAATAGATTGATTATTCATAGTGTATACAAGAATGCGGGCCAATAATAATTAAGCTCAAAAAATACTGGCCTATGGTTAGTATCTTCATTTCTGGCGGGGCTAACAGGACTTGAACCTTAAACCAAAGGATGATCAGGTCCAAATTAGCTGTATATTTAGGCCATCAATCACATAGGAAAATTATGGCGAACAGCATTCTGGTTGTTGGGGAATATGGAAAAATATTTCTGACTCCACTGATTCAGGCCCTTGGAAAATCCTGGGCCGTCCAACACTGCATTATTGAGCAGCCTAAGTCCGAATTGCTAGAGCTTGTCTCCAAGGCTGACATTCTGGTTGTATCGGCTGAGCTAGCTTATTCAAAAGATCCAAAACTTGTAGAAGACCTCATTAAAGCAGGCAAGCAACTTCAACTAATCCAAGTGCCTTTTTCTGGAATGGACTGGCTTCAAGAGGAATGGTTACCGACTGGCTGCATCGTTTGCAATACGAATCAGCACTCTGAACCTATCGCTGAATACGTCATGCTAGGCATACTAGAGTTTGCTATTAGCATGCGCCACATGGACCGAGAACTCCGCCAAGGGAAATGGACTTATGGCGGATCCATCGTGCGAGGGTTAAAACACAGCGAGGTTCAACATAAAACTATTGGTTTCATTGGCTTTGGTCATATAGCCAAGAGAGTCACCCAACTTGCCACCCCCTTTGGAATGGATTTTGTAGCTATTAGTCGAAATCCAAAAGTGGATGCCAAACTTAAATGGTGGAAAGACAGCTCACATCTAGATGAGCTATTGGCTGAAAGTGATTACGTTCTGATTACTGCGCCACTCAGCGAAAGTACCAGGGATTTAATTAATGAATCTTCACTTAAGAAAATGAAGTCGACTGGCGTCATTATTAATGTAGCCAGAGGTCCAATAATTAACGAGGTAGCAATCTATCAAGCTCTCAAAAACCGTGAGATTGGAGGAGCGCTTCTGGATGTTTGGTATCAATATGCAAGCACTGATAATTTAGAAATGCGACCTTCAGCGCTTCCATTCCATGAGCTAGACAATGTGATCATGACCCCACATACAGCCAGTTGGACCGATCAACTAGATAAAAGACGAATCGAGTCAGTTGTGAAAAATATACAAAACTTCATCAATCAAAAACCTTTGGATGAAGTTGTTTATAAATAACTTCATTAAACTGATCAATTAATTTTTATACGTTGGGTCAAGCTTTTCTACAATACGAAGCATTGAGGGCCACTCCATTTCCCCAAAGGGTCTTCTGACATGAGGCTGATATAGGTGATGGGTCTTCTGAATCACATCATCAGGCGGCATCGTTAATTTCACACCAGAAGATAATGCATCTACCTGAGCCTTGCATGCCATTTCCAACCAATACAATGTATTAAAAGCCTGAGCCACGCTTGGACCTACTGCAAGCAGGCCATGATTTCTTAAAATCATCGCAGTCTCATTACCCAAATCCGCAACTAAACGTGATTGCTCATCCAAGTCAATTGCAACGCTTTCGTACGCGTGATAACTAATGCCATGAAATCTCATGGCGGTTTGTGTAATTGGTAATAGACCGCATTCCATCGCAGAAACAGCCATACCAGCACGCGTATGAGTATGAATCACACAGCCAACATCCTCCCTGGCCCGATGTACCGCACTATGAATAACGTACCCAGCCTGATTAATTCCAAAATCTGGGTTGGGGTTATAGACAATCTCACCATCCAGATTAATGGTGATGAGATTAGAAGCTGTTACTTCGTTATACATTAAGCCATAAGGATTAATTAGGATGAGCTCATCCTTGGCTTCAGGAACTCTGGCGGTAATATGGTTGTAAATCAAATCACTCATTCCGAAATGGGCAACTAGCCTATAACAGGCTGCCAAATCAATGCGAGCTTGGCGCTCTGCAGCGCTTACAACATAATTGGTTTTATCCATTAGCTTTTTATTCCATTGGCTTAATGTTGAAATCACGAATCAACTTGCCGGTATTCTCGTAATCATTTTTTAAGAACACTATAAATTCACCTGAAGAGGAGGAGGCGCGAACCTCAGCCCCAACCTTTGCCAACTTTGCACGTGTTTCTGGCTCTTGTAATATCAGATTAATTTCATTAAATAAGGTTTTCTGAATAGCTGGAGGTAACCCAAGTGGCCCAAAAAATCCCAGCCAAGCTCCAATTTCAAAACCAGGAAAACCTTGCTCAACTACAGTCGGGATTTCTGGCGCAAGCTCAGTTCTCTTTAGTGTAGCAACTGCCAAAGGCTTTAACTTCCCTGCGCGCACCATAGCAATACTTGACGATAACGTATCAAAAGTGACTGGTAATTGCCCGCCAATCACATCTGCCTGAGCCTGACTGCTACCCTTGTATGGAATCTGGGTCATTTCTATATTGGCACGCTTAGCCAACACCGACATCACTAAGTTGCTGGTCGCGCCATTACCAGTAGATCCATAGCTAATTGGGGTTGGGCTCTTTTGTGCATTTGCAAGAAATTGTTGCAAAGTATTGGCTGGGTCGTTGGTATTGACCACCATTAAATAGGGTAGAAATACAAGCATTCCAATTGGCGTGAAATCCGTCAATGGGTTGTAACTAAGTCCTTTATAAATATGTGGATTAATAGACATCGGTGCAGAGGCACTCACCAACAAGGTATATCCATCAGGCTTAGCTTTAGCAGCAATTCCAGCTCCGATACTCCCTGCGACACCAACTTTGTTGTCCACTAAAAATTGCTGTCCCATTCTCTGAGAAAGTCGATCAGCCATAATGCGCGTGACTGTATCTGTTCCTGTGCCTGGAGGGAAGCCTATGATGATAGTTACTGGCCTATCCGGATAAGCTGCCAGTGCAACTAAAGGACTTCCCAATAAGACAAGTAATCCCAGCACTCTGATAAAGAATTGATGCTTCACTAAGCCCCCATTATTTTTTAAAGTTTATAAGTAGTGATCAATGCGATATTAGTATAAATAATTACCAGAGGTATTTTTTTATGGGCCTCATCAATGCATATATCTTTTTAAGCAAGATTTATTAGGGTTTACGACAGCTACTAGCCCAATTAAAAAACCCTCACCAATTCTGATGAGGGTTTGCTTTTCTGGGCGGTCCACCAGAACTTGAGTCTGGGACCAATGGATTTCAGTTTATGTAGTTTTCATTACATCCTGGACTATGCCCTCACTCTTACAAAGATTGGGGATTATGATGGCTCGTCATTGTTATTAATCGATCTTAATATTTTTATCTTGTATTAGCTTTGACCATTTCTGTTGATCAGCCTTAATTAGCTCTGCAAACTCTTCTGATGTCCCGCCAGATGGCTCTATTCCACGATCTAACATTTCCTTGCGTACCTGGGGAGTTTTTAAAACTCTATCTATATCAGCGCTGATCTTTGAAACAATATTACTTGGAGTCTTTGATGGCGCAAAAATACCAAACCAACCAACTGCGCTATACCCAGGTATGCCAGACTCAGAGATGGTTGGCAACCCTGGAACAGATTGCGATCTTTTGGGGCTGGTAACGGCTAGAGCCTTTAAATTTCCCGCCTGAATTTGTGGCATTACTGTTTGAGCAGGGGAAAACATTACATTGATATGTCCACCCAATAAATCAGACAGGGCTGGACCTGAGCCCTTATAGGGAACATGGAGCATCTCCACGCCGGCCATCGATTTAAATAATTCCCCTGATAAATGCGATACAGATCCTGAACCAGAGGAACCAAAACGAATTAACTGGGGATTTGATTTTGCGGCTGCGATTAGTTGCTGCACCGTATTCACTTTTAAAGATGGGCTTACAGTTAATACATAAGGAGATGCGGATACCAAACTGACTGGTACTAATTGATTGACGAATTGATCCGGCAATGCTGGAGTCGCAATTAACCAGGTATAACCATCAGCAGGTGATCGAATCACTGCATCCGCTCCAACAGCTCCAGAGGCACCTGGTCGATTTTCAATGACGATGGATTGCTTCCAAATCTCAGTTAGAGGCGGAACAATAATACGCATGAGGGTATCTGTCCCTCCGCCTGGAGGATAAGGAACAACTAAACGAATGCTTTTAGAGGGGAAATTATCTGCTTGTGCAATCGCCAAACTTGTACCAACAAGATATACGCACAAGCAAATTAAATATTTCTGTAGATTCGCTTTTAAGAACATTCATCACCCCTAAATCTATTAACAAAGCTTTAGCTAGAAAGTTGTTTTTAATAAGTTTTTAATATACAGTAAAAAAATAATAGCAATAATTCGGAGACGCAAAATGACAGTAAATTCGATGACACGACCTATTGATATGGTCGGGTCAGTGATTGATGTGGTTGATTCAAATCACGACATCCTCGGAGAGTCAATTATCTGGGATAAAGATAAAGGCCTCCTGTGGTGGGTAGATGGAATCGGAATGTTCATCTATCGTCTTGATCCAAGTACAGGTCAAAAACAAAGCTGGAAATTGGATGAAGAGATTGGCTCGATTGGACTAAGGCAAAAAGGCGGCCTTGTGGTGGGTATGAGATCAGGCTTATATTTTTTCAATCCTGACAACGGACAACTCAGCGAGATTACTAAACCAGACTCTGATCGAACAGGCAACCGATTCAACGACGGCAAAGTAGATCGCCATGGACGTTTTTGGACCGGTACTGTTCAAGCAAGCGCCTACACACCACGCGGCAGACTCTGGAGGCTAGACGCTGACTTAAAGGCAAACCTCATTATGGAGGGTATTACCTGCATCAATGGAATTAGCTTTAGTCCAGATAATCGCTTGATGTACTTTACTGACTCATTCAGCTGTCGCATTGAGGTTTTTGATTATGACTCTACTGATGGCGCTATTTATAACAGACGTCATTTCGCAGATGTACCCCTAGGTAGGGGAATTTGTGACGGCTCAACGGTAGATGCTGATGGATGTTTTTGGAGCGCTAATATGGATGGTTGGTGCGTAACTCGCTATGACCCGCGCGGGCGTATTGATACCGTCATTAATCTACCCACTAGAAGGGTTTCAAGCCTGTGTTTCGGCGGACCGAATTTGGATACGCTCTTTATCACTACAGCACGCCGAAGAATGCAAGATAAAGAATTAGCTCAACAACCTTTAGCAGGATGTGTATTAGCAGTGAATCCTGGTATTCAAGGATTGCCCGAACCTGAATTTCTCGGCTAGACCCACTAAAACCCAATCTTTTATGCAGGGGAAATGATGAAAAAAATTCTTGTGATTATTGTTTGGCATTTAATTTCCCTGAACTACGCTACTGCCCAAACATTTCCAGATAAGCCAGTAAAAATAGTAGTGCCCTATACCCCAGGGGGAGCAACTGATACTTTAGCCAGAAGCATTGCAAATCAGTTAAGCACGAAATGGAATAAGCCTGTGCTTGTTGATAACCGCGGTGGTGCTTCAGGAATGATTGGCGCTGAGTTTGTAGCAAAAGCACCGCCAGATGGATATACGCTCATGATCTCAGACAGTGCGCCATACGTTATCCTGCCGAACTTTTATCCTAACTTGAATTACGCCCCGCTAAAAGACTTTGCCCCTATCACTGTAATTGCTCGTCAAGCTCCTATTATTGTTATATCCAATAAAATTCCAGCAAACAATATTAAAGAGCTGATTGCCTATTTAAAGTCCCATCCGGATACTCCATATGCCTCTTTGGGTAATGGATCTTATCCTCATGTAGCAATGGAAGAATTTCAAAGTCAAACTGGCACAAAGCTGCTGCATGTTCCTTACAAAGGAACTGCGCAAATCATTACCGACATGATTGGGGGTCAGGTAGATCTTTATGTGGGAACTCTTGGCGCATTTGAGCAACATGAGAAAAGTGGCAAAGTGAAAATACTTGCAACTGCTACAGAAAAGCGTTTGCCATTTAGACCAGAGCTGGTAACCGTATCAGAATCAGGTATTCCCGGGTTTTCAGTTAGTGTTTGGTTTGGAATGGTTGCAACTGCAGGAACACCAACCCCAGTGCTCAATAGAATTTATCAGGACGTAGCTGAAATCCTAAAAAATAATACATTTATTAGTGAAGTGTTAACACCTCAAGCTTTAATACCAGGCGGCGACTCAAGAGCTGAGTTTAGTGCGCTAATGAAAGCAGATACAGCGCGATGGGGCGAAATCATCAAATCAACTGGAATTAAGCCATAACCACCAATAGAAAGACAGAAAGAAACCATGACTAAATTAAGTGAGTACGCTGATAAATATCAAACCATCAAAATGAAGCGTAAGGATGGAATTATTGAGGTTAAATTACATACAAATGATGGCCCCCTGCATTGGAGTCTATTGCCTCATGGAGAACTTGAAAAAGCTTTTTATGAAATTGGTCATGATCCAGAAAACGAGGTAATGATCCTTACTGGTTCGGGCGATGCTTTTAGCGGTCCTCCCTGCCCACCAAATGGCCACAACCATGTCAGCCATCCAGTCACCGCAATGGAGTGGGACAAAATATATTGGGAGGGAAAGCATCTACTAATGAATCTTTTGAATATAGAGATCCCGATTATCGGAGCCATTAATGGTCCAGCGTTGCGTCATTCAGAAATTCCACTGCTCTCCGATATTGTGATTGCTAGCGATAACACCACGATTCAAGATTCTGCGCATTTTGCCGGCGGATTAGTTCCTGGTGATGGCGTACATATTGTTTTTCCGCATCTAATGGGGGCTAATCGCGGTAGATATTTTCTTCTAACTGGTCAAACTCTTAATGCGCAAGAAGCAAAAGATGTTGGCTTAATTAGCGAAATATTACCAGCAGATAAATTAATGGATCGAGCTTATGAACATGCCCACTTTTTAATGCAACGCTCTCCCCTACTTAGAAGATATGCAAGAACGCTTCTAACTCAAGAACTCAAACAAAAAATGCACAACCTACTTGGTTACGGATTAGCGCTTGAAGGACTAGCAGCCTCCCATAAATCGATCTAAATAAGAACTCCTTAGAAATAATAAAAATGCCAACCCGAAGGTTGGCATTTTTATTGCTGGCGGATCCAAAGGATTGTGAGTGCCCTGCTCTAACCAACTGAGCTATGGGCCGGCCGCCAGCCAAGTTAAAAGTTGCCTGCGTTGTTCATCCCGGTCTTAACTATTACTCACGTCTCCTTCATTTTTATCTTTTTAAGCCAGATGAATTCCAAGCACTTTATTGCATTACTTCAAAGCCTCTAAGACTGCTTTTGCCATTGAGGCAGTATTGCCTTTGCCATTAATATCACCGGTTCTAGCATTCGGATTTTTTAGGGCTATTGTGGTTGCCTCTGACATTGATCTTGCCATCGCCACAGCCTCAGGGATATTTCTACTATGTCCGAGCCAATCGAACATCATGCGGGTTGATTCAATCATAGAGTATGGGTTAGCAATACCCTTACCAGCAATATCTGGGGCCGATCCATGAGTAGCTTGCGCCATGACTACATCGCCATCGCCAATACACAACCCAGGAGCCATTCCT includes the following:
- a CDS encoding tripartite tricarboxylate transporter substrate binding protein, producing MKHQFFIRVLGLLVLLGSPLVALAAYPDRPVTIIIGFPPGTGTDTVTRIMADRLSQRMGQQFLVDNKVGVAGSIGAGIAAKAKPDGYTLLVSASAPMSINPHIYKGLSYNPLTDFTPIGMLVFLPYLMVVNTNDPANTLQQFLANAQKSPTPISYGSTGNGATSNLVMSVLAKRANIEMTQIPYKGSSQAQADVIGGQLPVTFDTLSSSIAMVRAGKLKPLAVATLKRTELAPEIPTVVEQGFPGFEIGAWLGFFGPLGLPPAIQKTLFNEINLILQEPETRAKLAKVGAEVRASSSSGEFIVFLKNDYENTGKLIRDFNIKPME
- a CDS encoding tripartite tricarboxylate transporter substrate binding protein, with the protein product MDRKIFWKIALLLSTVSLSAFAQSNFPDKPIKTISAYAAGGGPDVQLRQVSPYLGEALKQTIIVENKVGAGGVLATQFVAQSAPDGYTVLLGSNIQLVQKIMKPDLSINPLQDFAPVSNMYSSPTVMVVAHDSPYKKVEDVINAAKANPGVMNYSSGGIGTSAHIAGATFVSLNNLKVSHIPLKGSVEIAASLLRGDTQFAFPIAGTGVPLVKGGKFRALAVTSKNRLAQFPEVPTLNEIMKNELTIQESWFGIWAPIKTPQDRINILFQGITKALSNPALKTAYEDAGNIVTPSQSPQAFAAYMATENKKWAEIIRLTGISGE
- a CDS encoding SMP-30/gluconolactonase/LRE family protein — translated: MTVNSMTRPIDMVGSVIDVVDSNHDILGESIIWDKDKGLLWWVDGIGMFIYRLDPSTGQKQSWKLDEEIGSIGLRQKGGLVVGMRSGLYFFNPDNGQLSEITKPDSDRTGNRFNDGKVDRHGRFWTGTVQASAYTPRGRLWRLDADLKANLIMEGITCINGISFSPDNRLMYFTDSFSCRIEVFDYDSTDGAIYNRRHFADVPLGRGICDGSTVDADGCFWSANMDGWCVTRYDPRGRIDTVINLPTRRVSSLCFGGPNLDTLFITTARRRMQDKELAQQPLAGCVLAVNPGIQGLPEPEFLG
- a CDS encoding amidohydrolase family protein; translated protein: MDHKRRKLLQYSLYATSLPIIGGIGSSLAQQGLSAPGGYDLLVTGARVIDPSQNLDAIMDIGIRNGRIVDLQRDLPRDKAAQQINASGKIITPGLIDLHAHTYPQASAIGLPADELVPFTATTTYVSAGDAGGNNFSAFKHYIQAQARSRMFAFVHISSIGLAGYPVGEMKNIDYANIDLAARVVNENPDLVLGVKVRETLEVVGENGLEPLRRARLAAERSGVKGARVMCHIGNAPGDLGVLLDLLRPGDILTHAYSGAGNNTVQNGKLIAAALEAKKRGVIIDVGHGGGSFDFTIAEPAIQQGLIPDTISSDLHAYSGNSPSIPFLPNVMSKFLTLGFSLNQVVAMTTNRPGTIINRDPLLGTLKKNAIADISILDLVEKPVEWLDTRGNKRPGMYSLVPVQTIRAGRPFGRPFVAPFSY
- a CDS encoding 2-hydroxyacid dehydrogenase, with amino-acid sequence MANSILVVGEYGKIFLTPLIQALGKSWAVQHCIIEQPKSELLELVSKADILVVSAELAYSKDPKLVEDLIKAGKQLQLIQVPFSGMDWLQEEWLPTGCIVCNTNQHSEPIAEYVMLGILEFAISMRHMDRELRQGKWTYGGSIVRGLKHSEVQHKTIGFIGFGHIAKRVTQLATPFGMDFVAISRNPKVDAKLKWWKDSSHLDELLAESDYVLITAPLSESTRDLINESSLKKMKSTGVIINVARGPIINEVAIYQALKNREIGGALLDVWYQYASTDNLEMRPSALPFHELDNVIMTPHTASWTDQLDKRRIESVVKNIQNFINQKPLDEVVYK
- a CDS encoding tripartite tricarboxylate transporter substrate binding protein gives rise to the protein MKKILVIIVWHLISLNYATAQTFPDKPVKIVVPYTPGGATDTLARSIANQLSTKWNKPVLVDNRGGASGMIGAEFVAKAPPDGYTLMISDSAPYVILPNFYPNLNYAPLKDFAPITVIARQAPIIVISNKIPANNIKELIAYLKSHPDTPYASLGNGSYPHVAMEEFQSQTGTKLLHVPYKGTAQIITDMIGGQVDLYVGTLGAFEQHEKSGKVKILATATEKRLPFRPELVTVSESGIPGFSVSVWFGMVATAGTPTPVLNRIYQDVAEILKNNTFISEVLTPQALIPGGDSRAEFSALMKADTARWGEIIKSTGIKP
- a CDS encoding class II aldolase/adducin family protein, which translates into the protein MDKTNYVVSAAERQARIDLAACYRLVAHFGMSDLIYNHITARVPEAKDELILINPYGLMYNEVTASNLITINLDGEIVYNPNPDFGINQAGYVIHSAVHRAREDVGCVIHTHTRAGMAVSAMECGLLPITQTAMRFHGISYHAYESVAIDLDEQSRLVADLGNETAMILRNHGLLAVGPSVAQAFNTLYWLEMACKAQVDALSSGVKLTMPPDDVIQKTHHLYQPHVRRPFGEMEWPSMLRIVEKLDPTYKN
- a CDS encoding CaiB/BaiF CoA-transferase family protein gives rise to the protein MTASLKGIRVIDISHVIAGPLTSYYLAQLGAEVIKVEKPGSGDVMRANKESTPTDTPTAFSSLNAGKKSLAVDIRTAEGADAIRSLAKDSNIFIENFRPGVVKKYGLDYESIKKINPQIVYCSISGYGQQGSWANRGGYDQVIQALSGMMMMSGPEHDSSPTKVGFPVVDVAVGMLGALSITSAIYRQEKYGVGQYIETSLIQAALMLMYPFTTDYLTDKKIAKRLGNKGYSGSPASDTFQCIDGWISTAANTPTQFKKMMHLLNLDEICTDPDLLDLDAFNAINEGFVIARQPDLVRQKIQKVFEKTSAVELEIQLNEAGVPAAKVRTLPEFLDELLEEKNIMTSFMSFKQANKTIRTAGLGFTLDNGIQLVTNITPTLGQHTHELLKSIGISEDQIAKMLAANVLK
- a CDS encoding tripartite tricarboxylate transporter substrate binding protein — encoded protein: MFLKANLQKYLICLCVYLVGTSLAIAQADNFPSKSIRLVVPYPPGGGTDTLMRIIVPPLTEIWKQSIVIENRPGASGAVGADAVIRSPADGYTWLIATPALPDQFVNQLVPVSLVSASPYVLTVSPSLKVNTVQQLIAAAKSNPQLIRFGSSGSGSVSHLSGELFKSMAGVEMLHVPYKGSGPALSDLLGGHINVMFSPAQTVMPQIQAGNLKALAVTSPKRSQSVPGLPTISESGIPGYSAVGWFGIFAPSKTPSNIVSKISADIDRVLKTPQVRKEMLDRGIEPSGGTSEEFAELIKADQQKWSKLIQDKNIKID